The following proteins are encoded in a genomic region of Coffea eugenioides isolate CCC68of chromosome 6, Ceug_1.0, whole genome shotgun sequence:
- the LOC113776173 gene encoding 1-phosphatidylinositol-3-phosphate 5-kinase FAB1B isoform X2 yields MGSPDNNKLSEIVDRVRSWIPRRMEPTNVSRDFWMPDQSCRVCYECDSQFTVFNRRHHCRLCGRVFCAKCAANSIPAPSDESRTGWEDREKIRVCNYCFKHWERGMTTADNGMTTSSPVLSPSPSSTSLISSYSSCTCNSGCSIGSTPYSMGPFQHVTYSSDQSPHQANQMDEVNARHYGPSCPGKSDSNNISDHLSDEFGSCNSARNGGEDYDYSVYRLHSQPSHLSSGEVYYSSGSCGDINNDYGVDDVQPNGEKNEASMSSTMMPENTETHISQIKEMLDKEAEGLNNGCIDQVPSPSNINGTAAEPLDFENNSLLWLPPEPEDKEDEQDALPFDDDEDARDDAAGEWGYLRSSGSFGSGEHRNRERSIEEHKKAMKYVLDGHFRGLIAQLLQIENLPVNVEDSKESWLDIITSLSWEAATLLKPDTSTSGCMDPGGYVKVKCIACGHRRESMVVKGVVCKKNVAHRRMTSKVDKPRLLILGGALEYQRVANHLSSFDTLLQQEMDHLKMAVAKIDAHHPNVLLVEKSVSRFAQEYLLAKDISLVLNIKRSLLERIARCTGAQIVPSVDHLATQKLGYCDSFHVEKFLEVHGSAGQGGKKLTKTLMFFEGCPKPLGFTVLLKGANGDELKKVKHVMQYGVFAAYHLALETSFLADEGASLPEFPLKSPVKVALPDKPSGIDRSISTIREFTVAHDNFDSKQPNQSSCNIFSHNTSSNGCLLPEEKSSLSEGSNSIRSAQNHVNSLSSSHCLRDTVSDCHREEFCGYPASNEREKVQLSLEASSVCKPSEICTRKVQEDSLNSSCSCNSEAVGKGHCYLHSVEHCLPSNSSIFDHLNEVAFLKGEFSSSASDNQSILVSLMTRCVWKRSVCERAHLFRIKYYGTFDKPLGRFLRDNLFDQNYRCHSCQMPSEAHIHCYSHQQGSLTISVRKLPEFFLPGEQAGKIWMWHRCLRCPRINGFPPATKRIVMSDAAWGLSFGKFLELSFSNHAAASRVASCGHSLHRDCLRFYGFGRMAACFQYAPINVHSVYLPPPKLEFNYDFQEWIQKEADEVCSRAELLFAEVVKSLHQITENIRLDNGNKAPRVMERKSELEGVLQKEKKEFEELLDEVLYRKVKAGQPAVDILAVNRLRKQLIIHSYIWDQRLIQMNNLNDNNLRGGSSSTPKMKGKTVSSGSNTSEMAVTSKPSKGFSSCDSFLLNLKPDVTFIQGGYGNFYSPDGDHNRNDMDEGSYCQKDNEVNQPSGTNSNDEFGPESLKTVRRVHSDGQIPIVENLSDTLDAAWTDASSLNGTKANQDIEISGTVQGGVEYQDSFFSLSSTKGPENRENSRSWITMPFLNLYNSFLKSSTANEDKLDKISTYNPAYISSFRDLLHQGGARVLLPVGINDTVLPVYDDEPTSIIAYVLVSPDYHNQMLTEPTKDGLHSPSSFPFLESANLLLLPSLDEAASGSLRSLGSTDESVLSVSGSRGSSTLDPVVYTNALHARVSFSDDGPLGKVKYSVTCYYAKQFEALRRSCCPSELDFIRSLSRCRKWGAQGGKSNVFFAKTLDDRFIIKQVTKTELESFITFGRAYFKYLSESLSTGSPTCLAKILGIYQVTSKHLKGGKESKMDVLVMENLLFGRNIVRLYDLKGSSRSRYNPDSSGSNKVLLDQNLIEAMPTSPIFVGPKAKRLLERAIWNDTAFLASIDVMDYSLLVGMDEEKHELVVGIIDFMRQYTWDKHLETWVKASGILGGPKNATPTVISPGEYKKRFRKAMCAYFLMVPDQWSSSTVTASRSESELCEESLQGGVLLS; encoded by the exons ATGGGATCTcctgataataataaattgtcTGAGATAGTTGATAGAGTGAGGTCATGGATACCGCGCAGGATGGAGCCCACAAATGTTTCGAGAGACTTCTGGATGCCAGACCAAAGCTGCAGGGTGTGCTATGAGTGTGACTCTCAATTTACTGTTTTTAATCGCAGGCATCATTGTCGTCTTTGTGGTCGTGTGTTTTGTGCTAAGTGCGCTGCAAACTCTATTCCTGCCCCCTCTGATGAGTCAAGGACAGGTTGGGAAGACAGGGAGAAGATTAGGGTCTGTAACTATTGCTTTAAGCATTGGGAGCGGGGGATGACCACGGCTGATAACGGGATGACAACATCCAGCCCAGTCCTTAGTCCATCTCCTTCGTCAACAAGTTTAATTAGTTCATATTCGAGCTGCACCTGTAACAGCGGCTGCAGTATTGGTTCAACTCCATATTCAATGGGCCCTTTCCAGCATGTTACATACAGTTCTGATCAGAGCCCGCATCAAGCTAATCAAATGGATGAAGTTAATGCAAGACATTATGGACCATCATGTCCTGGAAAATCAGACTCGAACAATATAAGTGATCATCTTAGTGATGAGTTTGGCTCGTGTAACAG TGCCAGGAATGGTGGTGAGGATTATGATTACAGTGTATATAGGCTGCATTCACAACCTAGTCACCTCTCTTCTGGTGAAGTCTATTACAGTTCTGGCAGCTGTGGTGATATCAATAATGATTATGGAGTGGACGACGTGCAGCCTaatggggaaaaaaatgaagcaaGTATGAGCTCCACCATGATGCCTGAGAATACAGAAACACATATCTCACAAATTAAGGAAATGCTTGACAAAGAAGCAGAGGGGTTGAATAATGGTTGTATTGATCAAGTTCCTTCTCCATCCAACATCAATGGTACAGCTGCTGAACCACTGGACTTTGAGAATAATAGCCTACTCTGGCTCCCTCCAGAGCCAGAAGACAAGGAGGATGAACAAGATGCTCTTCCatttgatgatgatgaagatgctAGAGATGATGCTGCAGGAGAGTGGGGTTACTTGCGGTCTTCAGGGAGCTTTGGCAGTGGGGAGCATCGTAATCGCGAGAGATCAATTGAGGAGCATAAGAAGGCGATGAAATATGTGCTTGATGGGCATTTTAGAGGTTTGATAGCtcagcttcttcaaattgagaaCCTGCCTGTCAATGTGGAAGATAGCAAAGAAAGTTGGTTGGACATAATTACCTCTTTATCCTGGGAAGCTGCCACACTTTTGAAGCCTGATACGAGCACGAGTGGGTGCATGGATCCTGGTGGATATGTGAAAGTAAAGTGTATAGCTTGTGGACATCGTCGTGAGAG TATGGTGGTTAAAGGGGTTGTCTGTAAGAAAAATGTGGCCCATCGGCGGATGACGTCAAAAGTTGATAAACCCCGATTGTTGATCCTTGGAGGGGCCCTTGAGTATCAGCGGGTGGCTAATCACTTGTCAAGTTTTGATACTTTGTTGCAGCAG GAAATGGACCACTTGAAGATGGCTGTTGCAAAGATTGATGCCCATCACCCAAATGTCCTTCTAGTAGAAAAATCAGTTTCCCGATTTGCACAGGAATATCTTCTTGCAAAAGACATATCTCTCGTTCTCAATATTAAGAGGTCACTTCTGGAGCGTATAGCCCGCTGCACTGGAGCACAAATAGTGCCTTCAGTTGACCATCTTGCAACACAGAAGCTGGGATATTGTGACTCATTTCATGTGGAGAAGTTTCTTGAAGTGCATGGCAGCGCAGGGCAAGGCGGGAAGAAATTGACAAAGACATTAATGTTTTTTGAGGGCTGCCCAAAGCCATTGGGTTTTACT GTTCTATTGAAGGGTGCCAATGGGGATGAATTGAAGAAAGTGAAGCATGTAATGCAGTATGGAGTTTTTGCCGCTTATCACTTGGCTCTTGAGACGTCCTTTCTTGCTGATGAAGGTGCTTCTCTTCCAGAATTCCCTCTGAAGTCTCCAGTAAAAGTTGCTTTACCTGATAAACCATCCGGTATTGACAGATCGATTTCCACTATACGGGAATTTACCGTGGCTCATGATAATTTTGACTCCAAGCAGCCAAATCAATCTAGCTGCAACATTTTTTCACATAACACATCATCTAATGGTTGTCTACTACCCGAAGAAAAGTCTAGTTTGTCTGAAGGTTCTAACTCAATACGGAGTGCTCAGAACCATGTGAATTCTCTCAGTTCTTCTCATTGTTTAAGAGATACAGTTTCAGATTGTCACCGAGAAGAGTTCTGTGGTTATCCTGCTTCAAATGAGAGGGAGAAGGTTCAGCTGTCTCTGGAGGCGTCCTCTGTGTGCAAACCATCAGAAATCTGCACTAGGAAAGTGCAAGAGGATAGTTTGAATTCTAGTTGTTCTTGTAACTCTGAAGCAGTGGGTAAAGGACATTGCTATTTACATTCTGTTGAACATTGTTTACCTTCAAATTCAAGCATTTTTGACCACCTTAATGAGGTTGCATTTCTCAAAGGGGAGTTTTCTTCTTCAGCTTCTGACAATCAGAGCATTTTGGTATCACTCATGACACGCTGTGTTTGGAAAAGGTCTGTATGTGAACGTGCTCATCTTTTTCGTATAAAGTATTATGGAACCTTTGATAAGCCCTTGGGCCGGTTTCTACGCGACAATTTGTTTGATCAG AACTATCGATGTCACTCATGTCAAATGCCATCTGAAGCACATATACATTGCTATAGTCATCAGCAAGGCAGTCTTACAATTTCCGTGAGGAAACTGCCGGAATTTTTCTTGCCAGGGGAGCAAGCAGGGAAAATCTGGATGTGGCACAGGTGTCTGAGATGTCCTCGAATCAATGGATTCCCACCTGCCACCAAGAGGATTGTAATGTCTGATGCTGCCTGGGGCTTAtcttttggaaaatttttggaaCTCAGCTTTTCCAACCATGCTGCTGCAAGCAGGGTTGCAAGCTGCGGTCATTCCCTCCATAGAGACTGTCTCCGCTTTTATGG TTTTGGGAGGATGGCTGCTTGTTTCCAATATGCACCCATCAATGTCCACTCTGTGTATCTCCCACCACCAAAGCTTGAATTCAACTATGATTTTCAGGAATGGATTCAGAAAGAAGCTGATGAG GTCTGCAGCAGAGCAGAACTTTTGTTTGCTGAGGTGGTCAAATCTCTTCATCAGATAACAGAAAATATCCGACTCGATAACGGCAATAAAGCTCCACGAGTTATGGAGCGAAAATCTGAACTGGAAGGAGTGTTACAGAAGGAGAAAAAGGAATTTGAG GAATTGCTAGATGAAGTGCTTTATAGGAAAGTTAAAGCTGGTCAACCTGCAGTTGATATTCTTGCGGTAAATAGATTAAGGAAGCAGCTGATCATTCATTCTTACATTTGGGACCAGCGGTTAATACAAATGAATAATCTCAATGATAACAATCTCCGTGGAGGGAGCAGTTCAACGCCTAAAATGAAGGGCAAAACTGTTAGTTCTGGTTCAAATACATCTGAGATGGCAGTGACTTCCAAGCCGAGTAAAGGCTTCAGTAGTTgtgattcttttcttttgaatttgAAGCCTGATGTAACATTTATTCAAGGTGGATATGGCAACTTTTACTCACCTGATGGGGATCACAATAGAAATGACATGGATGAAGGCTCATACTGTCAGAAGGATAATGAGGTTAATCAGCCTTCTGGAACAAATAGCAATGATGAATTTGGCCCAGAGTCTCTTAAAACCGTCAGACGGGTCCACTCTGATGGGCAGATCCCCATTGTGGAAAATTTATCTGATACACTTGATGCTGCATGGACAG ATGCTTCAAGTCTCAATGGCACCAAGGCTAACCAAGATATTGAAATTAGTGGAACTGTACAAGGTGGGGTTGAATATCAAGattcttttttctctctgtCGTCTACAAAGGGGCCTGAAAACAGGGAAAACTCCAGAAGTTGGATCACCATGCCCTTTTTGAATTTGTATAATTCATTCTTAAAGAGTTCTACGGCAAATGAAGACAAGCTTGATAAGATTAGCACTTATAATCCTGCTTATATCTCTTCATTTCGTGATCTGCTGCATCAAGGTGGTGCCAGGGTTCTGCTACCTGTAGGCATTAACGACACTGTTTTACCTGTTTATGATGATGAACCTACCAGCATTATAGCATATGTTCTTGTCTCACCAGATTACCATAATCAAATGTTGACTGAACCCACAAAGGATGGGCTGCATTCTCCTTCTTCATTCCCATTCTTGGAGTCAGCAAATTTACTTTTGCTTCCTTCACTTGATGAGGCAGCTTCAGGATCCCTTAGAAGTCTTGGGTCAACTGATGAAAGTGTTTTGTCAGTGTCTGGATCTCGAGGCTCGTCAACTTTGGATCCAGTTGTTTATACTAATGCATTGCATGCCAGAGTATCTTTCTCAGATGATGGCCCTCTTGGGAAGGTTAAGTACTCAGTTACTTGTTACTATGCCAAGcaatttgaagctttaagacgaAGTTGCTGCCCCTCTGAATTAGATTTCATACGATCTCTCAGTCGTTGTAGGAAGTGGGGTGCACAAGGTGGCAAAAGTAATGTCTTTTTTGCAAAGACTTTGGACGACCGTTTTATTATTAAGCAGGTTACAAAAACAGAACTGGAATCATTTATTACTTTCGGACGAGCTTATTTCAAGTACTTGTCCGAATCTCTTAGTACTGGAAGCCCAACTTGCCTGGCAAAGATCTTGGGTATCTATCAG GTCACCTCAAAGCATCTGAAAGGGGGAAAGGAATCAAAGATGGATGTTTTGGTAATGGAGAATCTTCTCTTTGGGCGTAATATTGTGAGACTATACGACCTGAAAGGTTCTTCTCGATCACGATATAATCCAGATTCAAGTGGAAGCAATAAGGTTCTTCTTGATCAAAACCTGATAGAAGCAATGCCAACTTCTCCAATATTCGTAGGACCCAAAGCAAAGAGGTTGCTGGAGAGAGCCATATGGAACGATACTGCATTTCTTGCT TCAATAGATGTAATGGACTATTCACTGCTGGTTGGCATGGACGAGGAGAAGCATGAGTTGGTAGTTGGGATTATTGATTTTATGAGGCAGTATACGTGGGACAAGCACCTTGAGACCTGGGTAAAGGCATCTGGCATCCTTGGAGGGCCCAAGAATGCAACTCCAACTGTAATATCTCCAGGTGAATACAAGAAAAGATTCAGGAAAGCCATGTGTGCTTATTTTCTAATGGTACCAGATCAGTGGTCTTCGTCAACAGTTACTGCCAGTAGATCCGAATCTGAACTATGTGAAGAAAGTTTGCAAGGTGGTGTGCTTCTGAGTTGA
- the LOC113776173 gene encoding 1-phosphatidylinositol-3-phosphate 5-kinase FAB1B isoform X1, which yields MGSPDNNKLSEIVDRVRSWIPRRMEPTNVSRDFWMPDQSCRVCYECDSQFTVFNRRHHCRLCGRVFCAKCAANSIPAPSDESRTGWEDREKIRVCNYCFKHWERGMTTADNGMTTSSPVLSPSPSSTSLISSYSSCTCNSGCSIGSTPYSMGPFQHVTYSSDQSPHQANQMDEVNARHYGPSCPGKSDSNNISDHLSDEFGSCNSARNGGEDYDYSVYRLHSQPSHLSSGEVYYSSGSCGDINNDYGVDDVQPNGEKNEASMSSTMMPENTETHISQIKEMLDKEAEGLNNGCIDQVPSPSNINGTAAEPLDFENNSLLWLPPEPEDKEDEQDALPFDDDEDARDDAAGEWGYLRSSGSFGSGEHRNRERSIEEHKKAMKYVLDGHFRGLIAQLLQIENLPVNVEDSKESWLDIITSLSWEAATLLKPDTSTSGCMDPGGYVKVKCIACGHRRESMVVKGVVCKKNVAHRRMTSKVDKPRLLILGGALEYQRVANHLSSFDTLLQQEMDHLKMAVAKIDAHHPNVLLVEKSVSRFAQEYLLAKDISLVLNIKRSLLERIARCTGAQIVPSVDHLATQKLGYCDSFHVEKFLEVHGSAGQGGKKLTKTLMFFEGCPKPLGFTVLLKGANGDELKKVKHVMQYGVFAAYHLALETSFLADEGASLPEFPLKSPVKVALPDKPSGIDRSISTIREFTVAHDNFDSKQPNQSSCNIFSHNTSSNGCLLPEEKSSLSEGSNSIRSAQNHVNSLSSSHCLRDTVSDCHREEFCGYPASNEREKVQLSLEASSVCKPSEICTRKVQEDSLNSSCSCNSEAVGKGHCYLHSVEHCLPSNSSIFDHLNEVAFLKGEFSSSASDNQSILVSLMTRCVWKRSVCERAHLFRIKYYGTFDKPLGRFLRDNLFDQNYRCHSCQMPSEAHIHCYSHQQGSLTISVRKLPEFFLPGEQAGKIWMWHRCLRCPRINGFPPATKRIVMSDAAWGLSFGKFLELSFSNHAAASRVASCGHSLHRDCLRFYGFGRMAACFQYAPINVHSVYLPPPKLEFNYDFQEWIQKEADEVCSRAELLFAEVVKSLHQITENIRLDNGNKAPRVMERKSELEGVLQKEKKEFEELLDEVLYRKVKAGQPAVDILAVNRLRKQLIIHSYIWDQRLIQMNNLNDNNLRGGSSSTPKMKGKTVSSGSNTSEMAVTSKPSKGFSSCDSFLLNLKPDVTFIQGGYGNFYSPDGDHNRNDMDEGSYCQKDNEVNQPSGTNSNDEFGPESLKTVRRVHSDGQIPIVENLSDTLDAAWTGDSHSLGTTSKGNGSSISDFCLTDASSLNGTKANQDIEISGTVQGGVEYQDSFFSLSSTKGPENRENSRSWITMPFLNLYNSFLKSSTANEDKLDKISTYNPAYISSFRDLLHQGGARVLLPVGINDTVLPVYDDEPTSIIAYVLVSPDYHNQMLTEPTKDGLHSPSSFPFLESANLLLLPSLDEAASGSLRSLGSTDESVLSVSGSRGSSTLDPVVYTNALHARVSFSDDGPLGKVKYSVTCYYAKQFEALRRSCCPSELDFIRSLSRCRKWGAQGGKSNVFFAKTLDDRFIIKQVTKTELESFITFGRAYFKYLSESLSTGSPTCLAKILGIYQVTSKHLKGGKESKMDVLVMENLLFGRNIVRLYDLKGSSRSRYNPDSSGSNKVLLDQNLIEAMPTSPIFVGPKAKRLLERAIWNDTAFLASIDVMDYSLLVGMDEEKHELVVGIIDFMRQYTWDKHLETWVKASGILGGPKNATPTVISPGEYKKRFRKAMCAYFLMVPDQWSSSTVTASRSESELCEESLQGGVLLS from the exons ATGGGATCTcctgataataataaattgtcTGAGATAGTTGATAGAGTGAGGTCATGGATACCGCGCAGGATGGAGCCCACAAATGTTTCGAGAGACTTCTGGATGCCAGACCAAAGCTGCAGGGTGTGCTATGAGTGTGACTCTCAATTTACTGTTTTTAATCGCAGGCATCATTGTCGTCTTTGTGGTCGTGTGTTTTGTGCTAAGTGCGCTGCAAACTCTATTCCTGCCCCCTCTGATGAGTCAAGGACAGGTTGGGAAGACAGGGAGAAGATTAGGGTCTGTAACTATTGCTTTAAGCATTGGGAGCGGGGGATGACCACGGCTGATAACGGGATGACAACATCCAGCCCAGTCCTTAGTCCATCTCCTTCGTCAACAAGTTTAATTAGTTCATATTCGAGCTGCACCTGTAACAGCGGCTGCAGTATTGGTTCAACTCCATATTCAATGGGCCCTTTCCAGCATGTTACATACAGTTCTGATCAGAGCCCGCATCAAGCTAATCAAATGGATGAAGTTAATGCAAGACATTATGGACCATCATGTCCTGGAAAATCAGACTCGAACAATATAAGTGATCATCTTAGTGATGAGTTTGGCTCGTGTAACAG TGCCAGGAATGGTGGTGAGGATTATGATTACAGTGTATATAGGCTGCATTCACAACCTAGTCACCTCTCTTCTGGTGAAGTCTATTACAGTTCTGGCAGCTGTGGTGATATCAATAATGATTATGGAGTGGACGACGTGCAGCCTaatggggaaaaaaatgaagcaaGTATGAGCTCCACCATGATGCCTGAGAATACAGAAACACATATCTCACAAATTAAGGAAATGCTTGACAAAGAAGCAGAGGGGTTGAATAATGGTTGTATTGATCAAGTTCCTTCTCCATCCAACATCAATGGTACAGCTGCTGAACCACTGGACTTTGAGAATAATAGCCTACTCTGGCTCCCTCCAGAGCCAGAAGACAAGGAGGATGAACAAGATGCTCTTCCatttgatgatgatgaagatgctAGAGATGATGCTGCAGGAGAGTGGGGTTACTTGCGGTCTTCAGGGAGCTTTGGCAGTGGGGAGCATCGTAATCGCGAGAGATCAATTGAGGAGCATAAGAAGGCGATGAAATATGTGCTTGATGGGCATTTTAGAGGTTTGATAGCtcagcttcttcaaattgagaaCCTGCCTGTCAATGTGGAAGATAGCAAAGAAAGTTGGTTGGACATAATTACCTCTTTATCCTGGGAAGCTGCCACACTTTTGAAGCCTGATACGAGCACGAGTGGGTGCATGGATCCTGGTGGATATGTGAAAGTAAAGTGTATAGCTTGTGGACATCGTCGTGAGAG TATGGTGGTTAAAGGGGTTGTCTGTAAGAAAAATGTGGCCCATCGGCGGATGACGTCAAAAGTTGATAAACCCCGATTGTTGATCCTTGGAGGGGCCCTTGAGTATCAGCGGGTGGCTAATCACTTGTCAAGTTTTGATACTTTGTTGCAGCAG GAAATGGACCACTTGAAGATGGCTGTTGCAAAGATTGATGCCCATCACCCAAATGTCCTTCTAGTAGAAAAATCAGTTTCCCGATTTGCACAGGAATATCTTCTTGCAAAAGACATATCTCTCGTTCTCAATATTAAGAGGTCACTTCTGGAGCGTATAGCCCGCTGCACTGGAGCACAAATAGTGCCTTCAGTTGACCATCTTGCAACACAGAAGCTGGGATATTGTGACTCATTTCATGTGGAGAAGTTTCTTGAAGTGCATGGCAGCGCAGGGCAAGGCGGGAAGAAATTGACAAAGACATTAATGTTTTTTGAGGGCTGCCCAAAGCCATTGGGTTTTACT GTTCTATTGAAGGGTGCCAATGGGGATGAATTGAAGAAAGTGAAGCATGTAATGCAGTATGGAGTTTTTGCCGCTTATCACTTGGCTCTTGAGACGTCCTTTCTTGCTGATGAAGGTGCTTCTCTTCCAGAATTCCCTCTGAAGTCTCCAGTAAAAGTTGCTTTACCTGATAAACCATCCGGTATTGACAGATCGATTTCCACTATACGGGAATTTACCGTGGCTCATGATAATTTTGACTCCAAGCAGCCAAATCAATCTAGCTGCAACATTTTTTCACATAACACATCATCTAATGGTTGTCTACTACCCGAAGAAAAGTCTAGTTTGTCTGAAGGTTCTAACTCAATACGGAGTGCTCAGAACCATGTGAATTCTCTCAGTTCTTCTCATTGTTTAAGAGATACAGTTTCAGATTGTCACCGAGAAGAGTTCTGTGGTTATCCTGCTTCAAATGAGAGGGAGAAGGTTCAGCTGTCTCTGGAGGCGTCCTCTGTGTGCAAACCATCAGAAATCTGCACTAGGAAAGTGCAAGAGGATAGTTTGAATTCTAGTTGTTCTTGTAACTCTGAAGCAGTGGGTAAAGGACATTGCTATTTACATTCTGTTGAACATTGTTTACCTTCAAATTCAAGCATTTTTGACCACCTTAATGAGGTTGCATTTCTCAAAGGGGAGTTTTCTTCTTCAGCTTCTGACAATCAGAGCATTTTGGTATCACTCATGACACGCTGTGTTTGGAAAAGGTCTGTATGTGAACGTGCTCATCTTTTTCGTATAAAGTATTATGGAACCTTTGATAAGCCCTTGGGCCGGTTTCTACGCGACAATTTGTTTGATCAG AACTATCGATGTCACTCATGTCAAATGCCATCTGAAGCACATATACATTGCTATAGTCATCAGCAAGGCAGTCTTACAATTTCCGTGAGGAAACTGCCGGAATTTTTCTTGCCAGGGGAGCAAGCAGGGAAAATCTGGATGTGGCACAGGTGTCTGAGATGTCCTCGAATCAATGGATTCCCACCTGCCACCAAGAGGATTGTAATGTCTGATGCTGCCTGGGGCTTAtcttttggaaaatttttggaaCTCAGCTTTTCCAACCATGCTGCTGCAAGCAGGGTTGCAAGCTGCGGTCATTCCCTCCATAGAGACTGTCTCCGCTTTTATGG TTTTGGGAGGATGGCTGCTTGTTTCCAATATGCACCCATCAATGTCCACTCTGTGTATCTCCCACCACCAAAGCTTGAATTCAACTATGATTTTCAGGAATGGATTCAGAAAGAAGCTGATGAG GTCTGCAGCAGAGCAGAACTTTTGTTTGCTGAGGTGGTCAAATCTCTTCATCAGATAACAGAAAATATCCGACTCGATAACGGCAATAAAGCTCCACGAGTTATGGAGCGAAAATCTGAACTGGAAGGAGTGTTACAGAAGGAGAAAAAGGAATTTGAG GAATTGCTAGATGAAGTGCTTTATAGGAAAGTTAAAGCTGGTCAACCTGCAGTTGATATTCTTGCGGTAAATAGATTAAGGAAGCAGCTGATCATTCATTCTTACATTTGGGACCAGCGGTTAATACAAATGAATAATCTCAATGATAACAATCTCCGTGGAGGGAGCAGTTCAACGCCTAAAATGAAGGGCAAAACTGTTAGTTCTGGTTCAAATACATCTGAGATGGCAGTGACTTCCAAGCCGAGTAAAGGCTTCAGTAGTTgtgattcttttcttttgaatttgAAGCCTGATGTAACATTTATTCAAGGTGGATATGGCAACTTTTACTCACCTGATGGGGATCACAATAGAAATGACATGGATGAAGGCTCATACTGTCAGAAGGATAATGAGGTTAATCAGCCTTCTGGAACAAATAGCAATGATGAATTTGGCCCAGAGTCTCTTAAAACCGTCAGACGGGTCCACTCTGATGGGCAGATCCCCATTGTGGAAAATTTATCTGATACACTTGATGCTGCATGGACAGGTGATAGCCACTCACTAGGTACAACTTCTAAGGGTAATGGTTCctcaatttctgatttttgtctTACAGATGCTTCAAGTCTCAATGGCACCAAGGCTAACCAAGATATTGAAATTAGTGGAACTGTACAAGGTGGGGTTGAATATCAAGattcttttttctctctgtCGTCTACAAAGGGGCCTGAAAACAGGGAAAACTCCAGAAGTTGGATCACCATGCCCTTTTTGAATTTGTATAATTCATTCTTAAAGAGTTCTACGGCAAATGAAGACAAGCTTGATAAGATTAGCACTTATAATCCTGCTTATATCTCTTCATTTCGTGATCTGCTGCATCAAGGTGGTGCCAGGGTTCTGCTACCTGTAGGCATTAACGACACTGTTTTACCTGTTTATGATGATGAACCTACCAGCATTATAGCATATGTTCTTGTCTCACCAGATTACCATAATCAAATGTTGACTGAACCCACAAAGGATGGGCTGCATTCTCCTTCTTCATTCCCATTCTTGGAGTCAGCAAATTTACTTTTGCTTCCTTCACTTGATGAGGCAGCTTCAGGATCCCTTAGAAGTCTTGGGTCAACTGATGAAAGTGTTTTGTCAGTGTCTGGATCTCGAGGCTCGTCAACTTTGGATCCAGTTGTTTATACTAATGCATTGCATGCCAGAGTATCTTTCTCAGATGATGGCCCTCTTGGGAAGGTTAAGTACTCAGTTACTTGTTACTATGCCAAGcaatttgaagctttaagacgaAGTTGCTGCCCCTCTGAATTAGATTTCATACGATCTCTCAGTCGTTGTAGGAAGTGGGGTGCACAAGGTGGCAAAAGTAATGTCTTTTTTGCAAAGACTTTGGACGACCGTTTTATTATTAAGCAGGTTACAAAAACAGAACTGGAATCATTTATTACTTTCGGACGAGCTTATTTCAAGTACTTGTCCGAATCTCTTAGTACTGGAAGCCCAACTTGCCTGGCAAAGATCTTGGGTATCTATCAG GTCACCTCAAAGCATCTGAAAGGGGGAAAGGAATCAAAGATGGATGTTTTGGTAATGGAGAATCTTCTCTTTGGGCGTAATATTGTGAGACTATACGACCTGAAAGGTTCTTCTCGATCACGATATAATCCAGATTCAAGTGGAAGCAATAAGGTTCTTCTTGATCAAAACCTGATAGAAGCAATGCCAACTTCTCCAATATTCGTAGGACCCAAAGCAAAGAGGTTGCTGGAGAGAGCCATATGGAACGATACTGCATTTCTTGCT TCAATAGATGTAATGGACTATTCACTGCTGGTTGGCATGGACGAGGAGAAGCATGAGTTGGTAGTTGGGATTATTGATTTTATGAGGCAGTATACGTGGGACAAGCACCTTGAGACCTGGGTAAAGGCATCTGGCATCCTTGGAGGGCCCAAGAATGCAACTCCAACTGTAATATCTCCAGGTGAATACAAGAAAAGATTCAGGAAAGCCATGTGTGCTTATTTTCTAATGGTACCAGATCAGTGGTCTTCGTCAACAGTTACTGCCAGTAGATCCGAATCTGAACTATGTGAAGAAAGTTTGCAAGGTGGTGTGCTTCTGAGTTGA